TTATAAAAGTGACCATAACTCACAAGATCAACCTGTAATATCCCTATTACTAATGTAATCATTATGTAATCATTGTGATTATCAATAACTGTGTAAATCTATGAGATTTCTCTCTCACCCACCCCAAGCTTTTACCCTTTCGTCTTATTGCGCAGACATCCAGACGACCTTCTACTCGTGAAAAACACCATTTGCTGTTTCTGTAACTGCTTGAATTGTTGACAATCGATGCGGCTGTCTGCAAAAGCTACATTtatatctagggctgtcaatcgattcaaatatttaattgagattaattgcatgattttccatgattaattgtgactaatcgcaaattaatcgcacattttttagctgttcaaaatgtaccttaaagggagatttgtcaagtttttaatactcttaacaacatgggagtggacaaatatgctgttttatgcaaatttatgtacatatttattattggaaatcaattagcaacacaaaacaatgacaaatattgtccagaaaccctcacaggtactgcatttagcatttaaaaatatgctcaaatcataacatagcaaactcaaacccaacaaacaacaacagctaGGCAACCCAGGCAgtccaaaatatcaaaaatatcaaaaaagtaGCAACGAGGAAGAGAATATATTAAGAAACCTTTattgtagtggctaaatcatttaaaaagccaaATCATtctaaaaaagccaacatgtttcaaCTACTGTAGGTCTTTGACAGGGcttacaaacaaacagacaaggcAGATGTGGCCTCACCTATATGGTATCAAATACCAATGGGAGGCAATCACATcattataatattacaaaatgttacaaaGTATCAAAGAAATAATACAGAAACAAGTAATTCATGTCCTTCATTAATGAAACTACTCCTACTTTACAACAGAGGCTGCAAGGCAAACATGGGAGCCTATAcagaagaaaaaatatatatatagaatattttttattatttattattactcacAGAAAGCATGTCAAATCTATATCCTCATTAAGACCAGGATACTTTAAGGCATCCAGTTGATGGATCCAAAAAGTCTCCCGCTGGTTAAGTTTGTGTAACCTGTCTTTTTTCCCACGTTTTCCAAGAGTACCCGACACATTTTGTCTTATGACTGAACACACAGAGCAACCAGTTATCGCTCttccaaaacaacaacagctgtcagtgtgtcagtgtgctgacttgactatgacttgccccaaattgcatgtgattatcataaagtgggcatgtctgtaaaggggagactcgtgggtacccatagaacacattttaattcagatatcttgaggtcagaggtcaagggacccctttgaaaatttagcgtacatttggagcgttatttcgcaCTGTAAAGTATCCTGTACTGTAAAGTATCCTGTACTGTAaagtatcctgtacagattgtaaagcccctctgaggcaaatttgtgatttgtgattttgggctatacaaataaaattgacttgacttgacagcAACAGTAAAGTCCTCTGCAGCTCCACGGTTCTCACAATGATATCTCATGCAGACTGGCCTCACGCCCTCTGTCCCCTGACCAGCAGCTTATGGAGCTGCAGATAGCAGCAGCTGACAGAGTTTATCTGAAAAGGCCTCCTCCACACTGCAGTGAAACCTCTTACTCACATTTAATATGTTTCTTCTTCGACATGGTGTAGAATGAGACAGTTTTAAGAAGACATGTTAAAGAGTTGGATCTATAAGCAAGTAGCAATTATAGCtctatatatactgcatatagagaaaaaaaaattaattaacttattttgcttttatttactTAGTTAGAAGCATCCCTAGAGCAGATACAGCCTTCTAAAATCCccataaacaaacagaaaatactAATAATGTGGACAACCCCTCACCACCTAGACTTTGAGGTCAGCCACATTAATATTATGGTAGAAATATGCAGCGTGACGCACGTACAGCAGTAGATAGTGCAGTTGGTGTGGAGCCCCCACCCTGCCCTGGCTGCTGCCCGATAACAGAGAGCAGGGAAACAACACGGCCGCTGAGACCCGAGACCGTTACCATCACACCACGTTTTCTTCACACTGAAggatttttttcacttttactcACCATCCGTTTCTGTGTTTGGTGGTGATAAAATGGTTGATTAACACCTTTTACACACATTATTTGTGGCCTGTTGTGAATCTGACCTGTCACACTCTGGATACTCAGCTACAGTGAATAACGTTATAGACTGCGATGCTCTcaaagaaggagaaagagctCATTGCAGAAATATGGGGAAGACTGACTCCTGTGGCAGAAGATATTGGAGCAGACGCGCTTCAAAGGTATGTTCATACACTCTGGTGTGTAGACGTTTCCAAATTATaaactgtctgtgtgtttgaaataaatggaaccacatttattattatggctgtcaatcgattaaaatatttaattgcgattaatcgcatgattgtccatagttaatcgtgattaatatgttcaaaatgtaccttaaagggagattttttcaacatttatcaaaatgggagtgggcaaatatgctttttttgttttttgtgcaaatgtatgtatatatttattattggaaatcaattaaaaacacaaaacagtgacaaatattgtccgaaaccctcacaggtactgcatttagcataaaaaatatgctcaaatcataacatggcaaactgcagcccaacagacaacaacagctgtcagtgtgtcagtgtgctgacttgactatgacttgctccaaaactgcatgtgattatcataaagtgggcatgtctgtaaaggggagactcgtggttacccatagaacccattttcattcacatatcttgaggtcagaggtcaagggacccctttaaaaatgtccatgacaggTTTTCCGCGCCAAAATTaggcacaagtttggagcgttatttaggctcCTTCTCACGACGAACttgtatggcatggttggtaccaatggattcattgtgttttctagtttcttatgaCACCAGCATCTTCgctgtacctttaaaactgatacAGCCTCCGGAAGATTGATTGCgtcaatgcattaaagaaaatgGTGGCgttaaagagaggaagagaggttAAGAATATTAAGGCTTCCGCAGAGATCTTCATCTTAATTCTCCATCAtaattataaaagaaaataaacaattaacTTGGACCCACACGTGAATATCTAGgcccttaaaggggaactatgcccGTTTTCAAAAtccatacatgttattcctatggtctaaggtgatccaaaaaatattagtaaacatgaacaactctctcccaaatcccaaaaaGTGCTAAaatcaaacttgtgatgtcatagggtacaaagtctggagctgctccatgaattgggagagatgtcagatggcactgagagcacccagggggatgttctgagtatatAGGGAAAATTTTCTGTTTCACTACaataaaatgaagaaaacaaccaaaatCTGTCTCCCATTTATTGTCTCtgaagcagctccagactttataccctatgacatcacgaGTTTGAGACtcacttctctggtttctggcttttagagggagtagctcatgttcactaatattgattgaactttactaggccatggaaataacatattggaattcttcattaaaaacacattgctCTTTATTAATGACTTAATCTTCGTGTCTTACTAAAAAATTGATGGTTTATTACCATTTATCAATAGGTTGTTGACATTTATAACTGTAGACTTTATGGCTATAAATCAATGGTAAATGATTAATTAACTATTGATTTGGCAATATAAATCCTAAAGGAGAAACTATGGAGTGCATGCAAGTCAATTTATATACTCAGAATTAGCTAATTCATCAAACTTCAGATGGTGTGATCCAAGATCaatgtaatgatgatgatgatgatgatgatgatcaatcaatcaatcaaactttatttatatagcacctttcaaacaagtcaaatgcaattcaaagtgctgtacagacgattgacaaaaatgtaaaatgttaaaaatggattaaGAGCctaatgcacaccaaaacaaccaatgtaaaagttcattgaataagaaagcaataaaagatgggtatttaagataataaaagataactaaaatacaaggaaataaaaataactaaaataactaaaaattatgaaactacacaaaataagcagattgtattaaaataaggaaattttaataaaataaaatacaataaaagagATAttaatgatcagcaataaaatgttgattaaacaaaatagagtaaaaaaaacaataaaaccataaaattaTAACACACTACATAAAAGGGTTTTTAGTTTAagtttaaaaatatcaatattttcagctcCTCTCAGTTCCTCTGGAAGGTTGTTCCAACGGCTGGGAGCTTAAAGGCTGAAAGCAGCATCACCAGCTGTTTCTGTTCTGCTTTGTGGAACAACTAAAAGAGAAGAACCGGAAGATCTGAGGGGCCCTCCTGGTTCATAAACcaaaagcatttctgaaaggTAGTCTGGTGCATGGCCATATAGTGCCTTATAAACTaataaaagcattttaaaaTTCTGATGAAGATGGTAGCAAAAGGACTGGTCAATATCAGCCTCCATGTCTCGCCATCGATAATGTTTTCTGTATTTCAATAACAAATGTGCATCGTTGCAACACTTCACTGACAAAACGTTCCCAATTCCTCCGCAGGATGTTTGCTTCTTACCCAGGTACCAAGACGTACTTTTCCCATCTAGACATCAGCCCTCGCTCCGCTCACCTGCTCTCCCATGGGAAGAAGATCGTTCTGGCCATAGCAGAGGGAGCCAAAGACATCAGCCAGCTGACTGTCACCTTGGCTCCTCTGCAAACCCTGCATGCCTTCACGCTCCGGATAGTCCCGACCAACTTCAAGGTGCCTTTGCAACAGCATCACTTCTACTGATGCTTAAATAACTAATGATCCTTCAGTTAATGGATTGTTGCTTATTAACAGTgctggaggaagtattcagatcctttacttaaccTGTTAAGCCCTCAGCGAAAAAATGCCTAAAATAACACCCAAAATGAATCAGGAATAGCTCCTCAACCATAAGGCTTATATGCATATATCTGGTCTCCTTTGAAAGGTAAGGAGCTGAGGAATAAGAATCAATTGTAAGTTAACTAAACTATATTTACATTACAGAGAAAATGGAGatgaaataaaggaaaaaataagatttttatcctcgcctggtataaaatcttaatttcaaaGGCAATATCAACACTATAACAAAGATCCCATGGATAATATTagtgaagtaaaagtattgaGTTCTCGATACAGAAAAAAGGCCCCTGTGACtgatatattaattattatacattatatcaTTTGAATATTATTACTCTTGTTTCAATGTAAACGCAGGATTTAACTTCTGATttgtagttggttgaggtggagcaaattttttaactattttatacAGGACTGCAACTcatgaatattttcatttatagattaatctgctgattattttctcaattaatcgattgattCTTTTATAGTGATAAATGCCATCACAATtacccagagcccaaagtgacacctTTAAAACGCTTGTTTTGCCCAACACATAATAGAAATTATTCAAATTATTCCAAATAAAttgaaattatatattttatttttttttgcattttggcatgaaaaatgacaattattatgaaaatagttgcagtatttgtacattttcatgtgttttgggtgcaaaatataaatttgtaaagtaactaaagctttcAAATAACTGTAGTGaagtatttccctctgaattgtagtggagtagaaatataaaaaggCATGAGAAGATTATACTCGAgtacagtacaagtacctcaaatcaGTACTTGAGCACAGTACCTGAGTAAAAGttcttagttacattccaccactgcttattTGATCGCATCATGGTGTTGAGTTTTCAGTGGTTTGACGTCATCTCAAGTCCATATCAGATCAAACTCTACAGACGTCAGCAACTGTAAACAACTTCAAAACCAACATGACTGTCATATTTCTCCCAACAGCTCATGTAGTTTATTAGTGTTCATGCaacagaaatatacagtatttttcatAAATGGAGATAAAATATACTGCAGAACACACCTGTTGCCTCCCataaaaagatatttaatttaaaaaaggagTGTGTaggaatggagcaaatatgattaaaaaaagttatttctataaaacagtcaccatatcctgacagcagtgcatgagacaggtaatctgaaaaaataatgtgtttctgtgtcctccggtgcacCTAATGAGactagaggaaaacaaccaatcagagccaagctagaGTCTGCtgtttctgagcagctgtcaatcactcgcgaactccgatcaaactaggcagcgctgataaaatatgaatcaatattctgttactgtaatgcctatttctctcctcaaatgttctcagaaacatcttgtagtgtactgtttagctgtaaaatgagaaaggttGTGACCcagtagccatgttgagataagttgaggaaataccaagcatcgcccaccagccggagcaaactttgaTACGTTTTTctaaaacacatactgtacataattcCGTATTTTGTCAGTAACACACCTTTACCTTCTCCGCAGCTCTTTTCACACTGTATGCTCGTCACCCTGGCCTGTCACATGGGCGATGACTTCACACCGGTTGCACACGCAGCAATGGACAAGTACCTGTCAGCTTTCGCAGCCGTGCTCTCCCAGAAATACAGATGAGACTCTGCCACGTGTTTTTAGGaagtatataaaaaacatttatgatgctatatgatattaaatatttatgtatgtgcaGTTGTAATGCAATCTTTTctaataaaaatgtgcaattaacaCCTTTCCAGCTGTTGTGTTGTATTaccatataaaaaaaatataaacaaacaaataaacaaacaaacagacaaacagacaaacagacaaaccaacgccggtgaaaacataacctccttaggccttcggccttggcggaggtaaagaCTACTGGAAACTACCTGGAGAGTTAGCCCGGATCGCTACAAAAGGCACAAGATAAACAAACCatcaattcatttttatcaAATTAAATCTTGCTGTATTTAACCCACATAGCAGTAATCAAATCAAAGGTtggagaaaaagaaggagaagCCTAGAGAGTAAAGGAGGCTTATCTTGATGGCCCAACAAAGGCAAGGAGACCATGGTAACATCCAAACAGGTCCAACATGAACCAGATTCCAGTCATCCACCTGCTCCAGGGATCAGCACACCTCCAGCAGAGCCTTGTTCTCCAAGAAAGTTCATTGAATCCAGCAGGTTCTTAGCTCACTTTGCTGCTCAGAGTACTTTCATATATGTcactctcactcctctctctgttctcctctaTGCTCCTTCCGTTAGTTGTTTTACCTTCCCCTCAGCTCACTGGTGTGTCTCATTTATCTCCTTCCCCACCTTCTTTTCCTGTCGGGGTGGAAAAGGGCtattctgtgtgttttctctctttcccctcTTTCTGCTAcaagacttcattctctgctcaggtagacattactcctctatgtctttacATAGCAGATAGTTgattgctgctatattaatgctctggatatcaattGTAGCACCTTAAAGTAATAAtgctattttttaatttatttttttaccatttctgTCTTTAAAATTCTAACAATTTTTgaaaatctaaatataacagCAGTAATTTGTTAAATCTTAAAACAATGAGAAGGCTGCAATGCAGGTAGTCAATGTGGAACTCTTTACTCTATATTTGGCTTCATATTAGATCAAATAAAGTATTCACTATACAGGGAAAAACTACAGAAGCCAtctgtgttttatatctatatctgtgGTCACCTTCCACattgcttcacattaaaaaatataatgcaGAGCTGTCTCTGGTAACCTGCTTTAGAGCTGTCCCTAGCGCTGAAATAAACAGTGTGAATGTGATGCCCTCTGGAAGGTAGGTAGGTATACTTTTGACAACTTTAGTATAGTATTTCCTAGTTGTTCCTCTAAGAACTTTACACTACACCTCACGTGTCCTACAGTTCATATTGGGGCCGTGGCACTAGGTTGAAATGAGGTCACGTtatctgtttttctgtctggtGTCCTGTTGTGCAATATCATGTTCAGTAATTTTAGCACTTACAATGTTATTGCTGTTACAACACCTACGcttatgtgtgtgaatgttacATTGAGAATCGAACAACATCAAACAAATAGTAAGaccataaataataataaataaataaaaaataatgaatagttTTTAAGCATTTAGGCATATTAGAAAGACGTTAAATGTAAATAGTTTGAttaacttttatttgtttgaagAAGACCTACACCCACTGCAGCTTAAGTGTCCCACATTAGGCAGTGTCCAACTTTACCACCCCACCTATATTACCACCTTTTTTTATAGAGTATCATTAACACAATTGATATCTTTGTTTGAATAATGTTGCATTTTTATTATGGCAGTTTTTTATTAGGGTTTGCCATTTTACCCTTGCACCTTCGTCAATCAGTATCAAACCTCGGTGTAATGTgatggaagaaaaagaaaatcagggACAACAAATAAACTTTGTTTCATTGtgactttatttcttcattGAGGAGACAAGTAAAAGGTGTAAAAAAATGTTAGATCCCATTCATGGTATCCAGGTGCTGGAAGAAAGCTGCCTGGTTTAGTGGTACTGCCTTCCCAGAGCAGCCACCACCACGGTCAGGAACTTCTGGAAGGCGGCCTGCGTTTCTGCTTTGAAGGATGTCCCCATTTTTGCCGCGACGACGATGGTCAGGCAGTCAGTGAACACCtatacagacacaaaaacaacaattaatgTCAAAGAAATCTTTCAATTGAGTGTGCGAACTGACTATAAAGTGAGAGAAATACAGATGAGACTCAGCCACATGTTTTTAGGaagtatataaaaaacatttatgatgctatatgatattaaatatttatgtatgtgcaGTTGTAATGCAATCttttctaataataaaaatgtgcaattaacaCCTTTCCGGCTGTTGTGTTGTATTACCGTATAAAATCTTAAGGGACCTGTTGTTTTGCATTCTTTATCCCATTTATATCAAATTGTGTAATTACTGACCGTTTTCAAAGCATGCTATAAATTATTAGATTGCAGTGTGTTATCCAACTCAAGCAAGTTGATTTTCATACTAAACTGGCCTGAATGGAAATCAATGGCAACCTGAGACATCTATTGGAAATTAATCTATGCAGTATTCTTTACAAAACTATTCATGAGCTgaagcatgaaaaaaacacttggCTGGTCCTTCATAAGAGGATTAAGTCAGAGGTTTAGACCTCAGTCTAGCCTACTGGACAGCACCAGAATGACCTCACCTGTCTGCATACAGGTACTCCTCAGAATTACAACAGACTGgctgctttaaaggtgctaaatactgGATTGGAAACTTTACCCTGAAGTTGTCTGGGTCGACGTGCAGCTTCTCTGAGTGCAGGACGCTCAGCTGTGCGTAGGTGGCCTTCAATTTGTCCATGTTCTTCAAACCCCTGTCCAGACCGTGCAGCACCTTGATGCCATGGGCTGCAATCTGCTTGTTGGATTTGATGGCCTCGTTAGTCTTGATGTCACCGAAGGACTTGACAAAATGCCTCCGAGTCCAGGGGTAGACGATCAGGCACCTGCAGGACGGGACCAGTGGAGGTCGAAAGGATTCTGTTGGATTATGTTCTGTTTTCTTACTCAATTTTACAATTCAGATGCAGTTTTGcttcactgtaaacaattgctgttaatttacagcaggatttcaacagtattaacctgttattgctaaaaaaaacagtgctttactgttaatacaaaagtaaACCTGTTagattacgctcataggccgttttttaactgaactataatgcattcttaaaaaacagcactttactgctgatcaactgtcgaaagtatcatcagtaacagtttcatgcagtatttgttttaattctgggacctgatctgcacatgtgaggcttgcaCATTGCACATGATTGTGAAATCAGTGaatagctctgttcttcactcacatgttgttatggtttgcattctgtgcttatagccagctagagacacacatttttgggaaaagtgtcaacaagtctattatagcctttttcctaacatgtgcctttaattttatttagtgtgactattcctatgtctatAACCTGCttagtctattcatctaggaaaaaaataatgttgtatgtaaaaaaatacaacttaaatagtgcattaaaacaaatcagtaaga
The genomic region above belongs to Sebastes fasciatus isolate fSebFas1 chromosome 20, fSebFas1.pri, whole genome shotgun sequence and contains:
- the hbae4 gene encoding hemoglobin subunit alpha-D-like yields the protein MLSKKEKELIAEIWGRLTPVAEDIGADALQRMFASYPGTKTYFSHLDISPRSAHLLSHGKKIVLAIAEGAKDISQLTVTLAPLQTLHAFTLRIVPTNFKLFSHCMLVTLACHMGDDFTPVAHAAMDKYLSAFAAVLSQKYR
- the LOC141758879 gene encoding hemoglobin subunit beta-like; translated protein: MVEWTDQERSIISSIFSTLDYDDIGPKALSRCLIVYPWTRRHFVKSFGDIKTNEAIKSNKQIAAHGIKVLHGLDRGLKNMDKLKATYAQLSVLHSEKLHVDPDNFRVFTDCLTIVVAAKMGTSFKAETQAAFQKFLTVVVAALGRQYH